A single genomic interval of Trachemys scripta elegans isolate TJP31775 chromosome 3, CAS_Tse_1.0, whole genome shotgun sequence harbors:
- the IAH1 gene encoding isoamyl acetate-hydrolyzing esterase 1 homolog isoform X3 produces the protein MFSFQDNGWGVLLAQKLVRKCDVLNRGLSGYNTRWANIVLPRLISRSSNVENTIAVTIFFGANDSALKDVNSNQHIPLKEYADNLKSMIQYLKSIDITEDKIILITPPPLYEPAWEKECIAKGDKLNRFNSTTGEYAKACVQVARDCGTEVLDLWTLMQKNNQDFSSYLSDGLHLSVLGNNFLAAQLWSLLEKKISTLPMLLPYWRDVDHQNPEVSLRGKS, from the exons TTTTCCTTTCAGGACAATGGTTGGGGAGTGTTGCTTGCTCAGAAATTGGTCAG aAAATGTGATGTTTTAAATCGCGGACTGTCAGGCTACAATACCAGATGGGCTAACATAGTTCTTCCCAGATTGATCAGCAGAAGTTCTAATGTTGAAAATACTATTGCAGTTACCATCTTCTTTGGCGCTAATGACAGTGCTTTAAAAG ATGTGAATTCCAACCAACACATTCCACTGAAGGAATATGctgataatttaaaaagcatGATACAATATCTGAAGTCCATAGACATTACTGAGGACAAAATTATTTTGATAACACCACCCCCTCTCTATGAACCAGCTTGGGAAAAAGAGTGTATTGCCAAAG GTGACAAATTAAACCGCTTCAATTCTACCACTGGAGAATATGCCAAGGCATGTGTTCAAGTTGCTAGAGATTGTGGGACTGAGGTTCTTGATCTGTGGACACTTATGCAAAAGAATAATCAG GACTTTTCTTCCTATCTATCGGATGGACTTCATTTATCAGTATTGGGAAATAATTTTTTAGCAGCTCAGCTTTGGTCACTGCTGGAAAAGAAGATTTCCACATTACCTATGCTGCTTCCTTACTGGCGCGATGTAGATCATCAGAATCCTGAAGTTAGCCTTCGTGGGAAATCCTGA
- the IAH1 gene encoding isoamyl acetate-hydrolyzing esterase 1 homolog isoform X4 yields the protein MIQYLKSIDITEDKIILITPPPLYEPAWEKECIAKGDKLNRFNSTTGEYAKACVQVARDCGTEVLDLWTLMQKNNQDFSSYLSDGLHLSVLGNNFLAAQLWSLLEKKISTLPMLLPYWRDVDHQNPEVSLRGKS from the exons atGATACAATATCTGAAGTCCATAGACATTACTGAGGACAAAATTATTTTGATAACACCACCCCCTCTCTATGAACCAGCTTGGGAAAAAGAGTGTATTGCCAAAG GTGACAAATTAAACCGCTTCAATTCTACCACTGGAGAATATGCCAAGGCATGTGTTCAAGTTGCTAGAGATTGTGGGACTGAGGTTCTTGATCTGTGGACACTTATGCAAAAGAATAATCAG GACTTTTCTTCCTATCTATCGGATGGACTTCATTTATCAGTATTGGGAAATAATTTTTTAGCAGCTCAGCTTTGGTCACTGCTGGAAAAGAAGATTTCCACATTACCTATGCTGCTTCCTTACTGGCGCGATGTAGATCATCAGAATCCTGAAGTTAGCCTTCGTGGGAAATCCTGA